TGCCAGTTAATAAACTTAGGCTGGAAGATGGGCCTACCCTTGAAACGATACTAAGGATTCTTTTTGTCTCAGTGTGTATTTGAGATAGTTCGACCATTTCCCTGCGGGTTACAAGTTCACTTCTTACTCTTTCGGCTCTTGATGCAGACTTTGATGCTTTGCGGGCCTCAATAAATGCCCATACGGCACCACCAATGGACGCAAGGGAACCTACTATTGATATCCATGTTTCTGTAGTGCCCACTATTATGGATTCCTTATGAGCCTAACTAATAATTAGGCGACATTGCTGTCGCATAACACCCTTCCAGGTGTCTGATAACGCTCCGCGTCACGCGCTAAGCTTTTGATTTTCATGCTGCCCAATCGGGCAGCGCGACTCAGGCAGGACGAAAAGCGACAAGAGACGAGAAGATGTGTCAAACGACTCACGACACCATGACAGCTAGACGCTACTGATAGGGCCTTCAGCTGTCTAGAATGCGTGTCGAAAAAGTGTCGAAAACAATAACCACGAAAGGCCAGCACTGACCTAGAGAGCGAGTACGGATGCCGCGAAACGACTGGCTTTAGCCAAGATATACCAACGATGGGCGGATCTGGAAACGGGTTCAAATCCCCCCGGCCCACCAAATAAGCCCCTGAAAAGCCTAGTGTTTTTCAGGGGTTTTTTCTTTGGGTGTCGAAAAAGTCAGAGAAAAGCTGCGCGCAACTCCTGCAGCGGCTGACAGATGCTCAAGCGCCTAGCCCACAGTCAGCACCTGACGCAGGTCAATCGGCTGCTCCCGAATAGCACCACAGTTTCTGCACCGGCAAATCAGCTCTCGACCAATGACCTTTCGCGCACAAATGCGCTGAACTGGTCGCCGGGCAGCGGTCGGGAAAACAGGTAGCCTTGATGGACATGGCAGCCATGATTGACCAGGAAGGTGCGCTGCGCCTCGGTGTCCACGCCTTCGGCGATTACCCCGAGACCCAGGCTCTGGCCCAGGCTGACAATGGCGCAGGCGATGGAGGCGTCGTTCGGATCGACCAGCACGTCCCTGACAAAGGACTTGTCAATTTTGAGTTCATCCAGCGGGAGGCTCTTGAGGTAGGACAGCGACGAGTAGCCGGTACCGAAATCGTCCAGGGATAGGCCGATGCCACTGTTCTTCAATTCGGCCATCTTGGCGATCGTGTTTTCTATATCTTCGATCAGCAACCCTTCGGTCAGCTCCAGCTTCAATCGCTGCGGATCGGCGCCAGTGCTGTCCAATATCGACAGCACCTCGCCGACGAAGTCAGGATGGTGGAACTGGCGTGCGCTGACGTTCACCGCCATGGTCAGTCGAGCGCTTTCCGCATGCTCGGCCCAAGACACCAGTTGGGCACAGGCGGTTTCCAGCACCCAGCGGCCCAGTGGCAGAATCAGTCCGGTTTCCTCCGCCACGGAAATGAACTCGATCGGCGAAACGCTTCCGCGTTCAGGTTGAATCCAGCGCACCAACGCCTCCGCCCCCAGGATGCCGCCCTCGTTGTTCACCTGCGGCTGGAAATGAAGGAGGAACTCCTTTCTCTGCAAGCCCTGGCGCAAGTCCGCTTCCAGCCTGGCCCGTGCCGTGGCGACCGCCTGCATTTCCGGATCGAAGAAGCGCAGGGTGTTACGGCCCGCGGCCTTGGCGCGATACATCGCCAGGTCGGCCCGCTTCATGATGTCATCAGCCGTGCTCAGCGGCCCCTGGAACAAGGCGATGCCGATGCTGGGGGTGCTGTGGTGCTCATAGCCATCCAGCTGGTAGGAAATGTTGAGCGCGCCGAGGATCTTCTCGCCAATCGCCTGGGCCTGGACCACCGCCTCGGCCGGTGCTTCGTCCAGATCCTCCAGCAAGACCACGAACTCATCGCCGCCCAAGCGAGCCACGGTGTCGCTATCGCGGACGCAATCGGTGAGGCGCAAGGCGACCTGCTGCAACAGCGTGTCGCCCCGGTCATGCCCCAACGTGTCGTTCAGCACCTTGAAGTTGTCCAGATCGATGAGAATGACCGCGCTCGTGCTCAGGCTTCGAGCGCTGCCCGACAGCGTGTGCTGCAAACGGTCCAGCAGCAGTCGCCTATTGGCCAGGCCGGTCAACTGATCGTAGAAGGCCAGTCGATTGACCTCCTGCTCATTTAGCTTGCGCTGGGTGATATCGGTGTTGATCGACAGGACGGACTGCGGCTGGCCGTTCTCGTCTCGCACCAGCGTTCCGCGACTTTCCAGGGTAGTGCAGCTGCCATCCTGGCGCCGAAGGGAGACCTCACCCGCCCAGTCTCCCGTCTCGATCAGGCACTCGAGGGCCGACTTGCAGGCGTCATCGCCCTGATAGATCAACTCTCGTGCCGATCGGCCGAGCGCCGCCTCCCCTGAGACCGTGTAGAGACGTTCGGCGCTCTTGTTCCAGTAGAGAATGCGCAGATCCATCCCGTGCACGACGATGGCGTCCTGCGCCTTGTCGAGCAATGACGCCTGCTGGCGGAACTGCCGTTCACTTTCGCGCAACTCCTGAAGATACCCCTCCCTTTCCGCGGCATACGCCTCCATTTCGCGCCGGATCTTGCTGCCATAGGCTACGGCCGCACTGACCATGATCAGCACGAACGCCATGATCGCGTACTCGACCTGGCGCAGCACCTCTACCGACTCCAGCTCTTCCTGCAGGAGCGTGCCTTGAATCTGGCCGACGCGCCCGCGCACGGTGGCGAGAGAGGCGAGCAGCTCGGCATATTTCCGGTCCATTGTGGCCATCCGCTTGCCGGCCCTATCAGGCTGATCCGCCTTGAAGAAGGAAAAGATCAGCGAAGCCTCGTTGACCATCTCCCCCATCGCCACATCGACGGCATCCACCTCATCCTTCAGCGCAAGCGTGAGGGCCTGGATATCCACACCGCTCCCGGCTTGATCCTCCATTCGAACCTGTAGCTGCGCTTTGGCCATTGCCAGGTGTTCGTTGAAGACGCGCAACGCCTCACTCATTCTGCGCGACTCCGCTTCGACCTCGAGGGTATCGAACACGTTGTTGCCAGGCGCGTTGACCTCGGAGGCGAAACTCCCCAGCGCCGAGTAGCTCGAGAGTTGCTGGACCCATGACTGGTTGGCCTGGATCGACCGGTGATAGGTGTCGACGATCTGATGATTCAAGAGCACACCGAGCACCACAACCAGCACATCGAATCCGGCAAGAAAGAAATACATGAGGTGCCATTTTTTCGAGCCAGAGCCGTGCTGATTGCCGAGGACATCGGCCTTGCCGCCATGTTCACCATCGGGAAAAACCATTGAAAGGCCTCCAACTGCACACTTTCTAGATCTGCCTGCAACAGTGCTTTCCGGAAACTCATCCGATTTCGATGCGACAACCTTTCTGCCCGAGGAGCTCACGCGACCAGCCCACGGTTGTTGGCGCAGAGGCCAATCCGCCTGCCGACATGGACGGCGATAGCGGTAAAGCGATAGTGCGAGTGAGGCGCCCTTTTACGAGGGTCGAGCAGATAAGGGGGAAGTCCGCATCGCGCCCTGCAAGGTGGCTTGGCGCCTCTAGATACGATAGTCAAAAAAACCCTTTCAGCAGGCTTGCGGTGACGACCGTCTTGAATGGTCGAGGACGGGCCACCTAGCCCGCGAGCGGCGGCGCGGCCCAATTGTGCTTAGATTGGCCGGCACCGACCGCCGCGGATTACCCATGACTGCTCGAACCCTGCTGCTGACCGCCTTGGCCATGGTTGCCTTCGCCGGTAACTCCCTGCTCTGCCGGCTGGCACTGCGCGACACGGATATTGACGCGGCCAGCTTCACCAGCCTGCGCATCGTCTCCGGCGCCCTGACCCTTTGGCTGCTGCTGCGCCTGCGCGCCAGCGACAACGCAGGCGCCGGCAGCTGGTTCGCCGCCGCTGCGCTGCTGGCCTATGCCGCGGCCTTCTCCTTCGCCTACCTCAGCCTGGATGC
The genomic region above belongs to Pseudomonas benzenivorans and contains:
- a CDS encoding putative bifunctional diguanylate cyclase/phosphodiesterase yields the protein MYFFLAGFDVLVVVLGVLLNHQIVDTYHRSIQANQSWVQQLSSYSALGSFASEVNAPGNNVFDTLEVEAESRRMSEALRVFNEHLAMAKAQLQVRMEDQAGSGVDIQALTLALKDEVDAVDVAMGEMVNEASLIFSFFKADQPDRAGKRMATMDRKYAELLASLATVRGRVGQIQGTLLQEELESVEVLRQVEYAIMAFVLIMVSAAVAYGSKIRREMEAYAAEREGYLQELRESERQFRQQASLLDKAQDAIVVHGMDLRILYWNKSAERLYTVSGEAALGRSARELIYQGDDACKSALECLIETGDWAGEVSLRRQDGSCTTLESRGTLVRDENGQPQSVLSINTDITQRKLNEQEVNRLAFYDQLTGLANRRLLLDRLQHTLSGSARSLSTSAVILIDLDNFKVLNDTLGHDRGDTLLQQVALRLTDCVRDSDTVARLGGDEFVVLLEDLDEAPAEAVVQAQAIGEKILGALNISYQLDGYEHHSTPSIGIALFQGPLSTADDIMKRADLAMYRAKAAGRNTLRFFDPEMQAVATARARLEADLRQGLQRKEFLLHFQPQVNNEGGILGAEALVRWIQPERGSVSPIEFISVAEETGLILPLGRWVLETACAQLVSWAEHAESARLTMAVNVSARQFHHPDFVGEVLSILDSTGADPQRLKLELTEGLLIEDIENTIAKMAELKNSGIGLSLDDFGTGYSSLSYLKSLPLDELKIDKSFVRDVLVDPNDASIACAIVSLGQSLGLGVIAEGVDTEAQRTFLVNHGCHVHQGYLFSRPLPGDQFSAFVRERSLVES